A genomic stretch from Chitinophaga agri includes:
- a CDS encoding cytochrome c oxidase subunit 3: MDAMSLQRKKIHPHKYSLWIAMGSITMMFIGFTSAYVVKRAQANWFTFDLPVIFWISTLVILASSVTIQMAVKQFRNRNMQRYKQLITLTAVLGVAFAVCQWIGFKQMNESGLRLNGPASVSFIYVIVGVHLLHVMGGVAALLIMFGRAFRTRVRTYSAVPIEVAATYWHFVDGLWIYLLIFLSIAR, encoded by the coding sequence ATGGACGCGATGAGTTTACAACGAAAAAAAATACATCCGCATAAGTATTCTCTCTGGATAGCCATGGGTAGTATTACCATGATGTTCATCGGATTTACGAGTGCATATGTTGTAAAGCGTGCGCAGGCAAACTGGTTCACTTTCGATCTGCCGGTTATCTTCTGGATATCTACGTTGGTGATTCTTGCCAGCAGTGTGACGATCCAGATGGCAGTGAAGCAATTCCGTAACAGGAATATGCAGCGTTACAAACAGCTGATCACGCTGACCGCTGTATTGGGTGTAGCTTTTGCCGTGTGCCAGTGGATAGGTTTCAAACAGATGAATGAGAGTGGCCTCAGACTGAATGGTCCCGCTTCTGTTTCATTCATTTATGTGATCGTGGGTGTGCACCTCCTGCACGTAATGGGTGGTGTTGCAGCGCTGCTGATCATGTTTGGCAGAGCCTTCCGTACCAGGGTCCGTACATATAGTGCAGTTCCTATAGAAGTTGCCGCCACTTATTGGCATTTTGTGGACGGGTTGTGGATTTACCTGTTAATATTTCTGAGTATTGCCAGATAA
- the cyoE gene encoding heme o synthase, with product MSTSYAVASKVRDYSQLMKFNLTIMVVFSSVVGYLLVPNVGFDLVKVLILFAGGLLVSGSANTINQLLEKETDKLMARTAVRPLPAGRMSETEAIILAVVTGVSGVAILAWGFNLLCAGLSLLSLVLYGFVYTPWKKWNSLAVLVGAVPGALPLLIGWAGGANAIGDGGWALFAIQFLWQFPHFWAIAWIGHKDYSRAGFKLLPASGEPNKLIALQAVLYTLLLIPAGIMPYYLKISGPISAIIVLLVTLFFVYRAVNLYRKADVPAARKLMFGSYIYLMIMQFALLFDKVEHF from the coding sequence TTGTCGACATCGTATGCAGTAGCCAGTAAGGTGAGGGATTATTCTCAGTTGATGAAGTTTAATCTTACCATCATGGTAGTGTTTTCAAGCGTGGTGGGTTATCTGCTGGTGCCGAACGTTGGGTTTGATCTGGTAAAAGTTCTTATTTTATTTGCCGGTGGGTTGCTGGTATCTGGCTCAGCCAATACTATCAATCAGTTACTGGAAAAGGAAACGGATAAACTAATGGCACGTACGGCTGTACGTCCTTTGCCAGCCGGCCGGATGTCTGAAACAGAAGCTATTATTCTGGCTGTTGTTACAGGAGTATCCGGCGTGGCTATCCTGGCCTGGGGCTTTAATCTGCTTTGTGCAGGTTTAAGTCTGCTTTCCCTGGTGTTATATGGATTCGTCTATACACCATGGAAAAAATGGAACTCGCTGGCCGTATTGGTTGGTGCAGTACCAGGGGCATTACCACTGCTCATCGGATGGGCTGGTGGTGCAAATGCGATTGGCGATGGCGGATGGGCGTTATTTGCTATTCAGTTCCTGTGGCAGTTCCCTCACTTCTGGGCTATCGCCTGGATCGGACACAAGGACTACTCCAGAGCTGGATTCAAATTATTACCTGCCAGTGGTGAACCTAATAAGCTGATTGCATTACAGGCAGTGCTTTACACACTGTTACTGATCCCAGCAGGCATAATGCCTTATTATCTGAAGATCAGTGGGCCGATATCTGCGATCATCGTGTTGCTCGTGACATTGTTTTTTGTGTACAGGGCAGTGAACCTGTATAGAAAAGCGGATGTACCTGCAGCGCGTAAACTTATGTTCGGTTCCTATATTTATCTTATGATAATGCAGTTTGCATTACTGTTTGATAAAGTTGAACACTTTTAA
- a CDS encoding cytochrome c oxidase subunit I, translating into MSNEATLHSQEAIHGAAHAHDHGHDDHHEHHEGGFISKYVFSLDHKTIAKQFLITGIIWAIIGALFSVLFRLQLGFPDATFPWLESILGHWAKGGRITPEAYYALVTMHGTILVFFVLTAGLSGTFSNLLIPLQVGARDMASPLMNCMSYWAFFLASIVMMSSLFVQTGPASGGWTAYPPLSALGDASIGSKIGMDLWLISMALFVVSQLLGGLNYISTILNMRTKGMTMTKMPLTIWSFFFTAVLGVLSFPVLLSGFILLLFDRHGGTSFYLSDLFVAGKALSNEGGSAILYQHLFWFLGHPEVYIIILPAMGMVSEILAVNSRKPIFGYLAMVGSMFAIVILAFLVWAHHMFVTGLNPFLGAFFVLLTLLIAVPSAIKVFNWLTTIWRGNLRFTPGMLFSIGFVSTFISGGLTGIWLGNSSIDIHLHDTYFVIAHFHIVMGVSAFFGTFAGVYHWFPKMFGRYLNNTLAYIHFWTTLIGAYLIFWPMHYEGIAGMPRRYYDYASWESFKQFSDLNQFISIVVIIVFAAQLMFVFNFFYSIFKGRKVTTTNPWSSTTLEWTTPINPGHGNWPGEIPEVYRWPYDYSKNGKDFVPQTVPLSPDEEKEGH; encoded by the coding sequence ATGAGTAACGAAGCAACATTGCACAGTCAGGAGGCGATTCATGGCGCAGCACATGCGCACGACCACGGGCATGATGACCACCATGAGCATCACGAAGGCGGCTTCATATCGAAGTATGTTTTCAGCCTGGACCACAAAACTATTGCCAAGCAGTTTCTGATCACCGGTATTATCTGGGCTATCATAGGTGCTTTATTCTCTGTACTGTTCCGTTTGCAGCTGGGTTTCCCTGATGCTACTTTCCCCTGGCTGGAAAGCATCCTGGGTCACTGGGCAAAAGGTGGCCGTATCACTCCGGAAGCGTACTACGCACTGGTAACAATGCACGGTACTATCCTGGTATTCTTCGTATTAACAGCCGGCTTGAGCGGTACCTTCTCTAACCTGCTCATTCCTTTGCAGGTAGGTGCCCGCGACATGGCTTCTCCCCTGATGAACTGTATGAGTTACTGGGCATTCTTCCTGGCGAGTATCGTCATGATGTCCTCTCTCTTCGTTCAGACTGGTCCTGCATCTGGTGGATGGACTGCTTATCCTCCGCTGAGTGCACTGGGTGATGCCTCAATCGGTTCTAAAATAGGTATGGACTTATGGTTGATCAGTATGGCACTGTTCGTTGTTTCGCAGCTGCTGGGTGGTCTTAACTATATCTCCACCATCCTGAACATGCGTACTAAAGGTATGACAATGACCAAGATGCCACTGACTATCTGGAGCTTCTTCTTCACTGCCGTACTGGGTGTACTTTCCTTCCCTGTATTATTGTCTGGTTTTATCCTCCTGCTGTTTGATCGTCACGGAGGTACCAGCTTCTACCTGAGCGATCTGTTCGTTGCTGGTAAAGCACTGTCTAACGAAGGTGGTAGTGCTATCCTGTACCAACACTTGTTCTGGTTCCTCGGTCACCCTGAGGTATATATCATCATCCTCCCTGCGATGGGTATGGTATCTGAAATCCTGGCGGTTAACTCCCGCAAGCCGATCTTCGGTTACCTCGCGATGGTGGGTTCTATGTTTGCGATCGTTATCCTGGCGTTCCTTGTATGGGCGCACCACATGTTCGTTACTGGTCTGAATCCGTTCCTGGGTGCATTCTTCGTACTGTTAACATTGCTGATCGCGGTTCCATCGGCTATCAAGGTGTTCAACTGGCTCACCACTATCTGGAGAGGTAACCTGCGCTTTACGCCTGGTATGCTGTTCTCTATCGGTTTCGTGAGCACATTCATCTCTGGTGGTCTGACAGGTATCTGGCTGGGTAACTCTTCTATCGATATTCACCTGCACGATACCTACTTTGTAATTGCACACTTCCACATTGTAATGGGTGTGTCTGCATTCTTTGGTACGTTCGCCGGTGTATACCACTGGTTCCCTAAGATGTTTGGTCGTTATCTGAACAACACACTGGCTTACATTCACTTCTGGACTACCCTGATCGGTGCTTACCTGATCTTCTGGCCAATGCACTATGAAGGTATCGCTGGTATGCCAAGAAGATACTATGACTATGCAAGCTGGGAATCTTTCAAACAGTTCAGTGATCTGAACCAGTTCATCAGTATCGTAGTGATCATCGTTTTTGCTGCTCAGCTGATGTTTGTGTTCAACTTCTTCTACAGCATCTTTAAAGGTAGAAAAGTAACCACCACTAACCCATGGTCTTCTACTACCCTGGAGTGGACTACACCGATCAATCCTGGTCACGGTAACTGGCCTGGTGAGATCCCTGAGGTGTATCGCTGGCCATATGACTACAGCAAGAACGGTAAAGATTTCGTTCCGCAGACTGTACCATTGTCACCAGACGAAGAGAAAGAGGGTCATTAA
- a CDS encoding cytochrome c oxidase subunit II, whose translation MSGFLAVLVVVLIFVVIFQIAKASEYVSILKGEKKARQQSNRVNGTLLIVFLVLGLIGVYYCHDVLSAKFLFLSASEQGEGIDNMIVWTLAITGVVFVITQILLFWFSFKYQEKEGQKAFYFPHNNKLELIWTVIPAIALTILVAIGLRHWFRITSDAPKEAAVIEITGKQFNWLIRYPGKDGQLGRKFFKNINDANNPVGQDWDDQLNKDDFMATEMHMVVGKPVKLIIGSRDVIHDVGLSHFRLKMDAVPGIPTTLWFTPKYTTAEMKVKTGNPDFVYEISCDQMCGSGHYSMKANIVVETQEEFDAWTAKQVAQYGVAHPAPAAPEAPAADSASAEKTVAVNAGK comes from the coding sequence ATGTCAGGATTTTTAGCAGTCTTAGTTGTTGTGCTCATATTCGTAGTCATCTTCCAGATTGCGAAGGCCAGCGAGTATGTGTCCATATTGAAGGGAGAAAAGAAAGCGCGTCAGCAATCCAACCGTGTGAACGGTACCCTGTTGATCGTCTTCCTGGTACTGGGCCTGATAGGTGTGTACTACTGTCACGATGTTCTGAGCGCCAAGTTCTTATTTTTGTCTGCTTCTGAACAGGGTGAAGGTATCGATAACATGATCGTATGGACCCTGGCAATAACTGGTGTCGTATTTGTGATCACTCAGATCTTACTGTTCTGGTTTTCATTCAAGTATCAGGAAAAAGAAGGTCAGAAAGCCTTTTATTTCCCTCATAACAACAAACTGGAGTTGATATGGACAGTTATTCCTGCCATAGCGCTCACTATCCTGGTGGCTATCGGTTTAAGACACTGGTTCCGTATCACTTCTGATGCACCGAAAGAGGCAGCAGTAATTGAGATCACCGGTAAACAGTTTAACTGGCTGATCCGCTACCCTGGTAAAGATGGTCAGCTGGGCCGTAAATTCTTCAAGAACATCAATGATGCAAACAATCCTGTAGGTCAGGATTGGGACGATCAGCTGAATAAGGACGACTTCATGGCAACAGAAATGCACATGGTAGTTGGTAAACCTGTAAAACTGATCATCGGTTCCCGCGACGTTATTCACGACGTTGGTCTGTCTCACTTCCGCCTGAAAATGGATGCGGTTCCTGGTATTCCTACTACACTGTGGTTTACACCTAAGTATACTACAGCTGAAATGAAGGTAAAAACAGGCAATCCTGATTTCGTATATGAAATTTCCTGTGATCAGATGTGTGGTTCCGGTCACTACTCCATGAAAGCAAATATCGTGGTAGAAACACAGGAAGAGTTTGATGCATGGACAGCTAAACAGGTTGCTCAGTATGGTGTAGCTCACCCGGCTCCGGCTGCTCCTGAAGCACCTGCTGCTGACAGCGCTTCTGCTGAGAAAACTGTGGCAGTAAACGCGGGCAAGTAG
- a CDS encoding quinol:cytochrome C oxidoreductase — MKDQFVVPARLKKTSFVLMGIGLLTLLIGIFAFHGEHGSTRLWAGLLQNSSFFLLVTLASAFFIGATTLAHGGWQIGFRRVPEAISMVVPYLGLILFVVVMLIVFTGQEHIYHWVNAEHVKHDEILSWKSAFLNKGMFTAFTAVTIGAWIFFVMKLRNMSIQEDGWDLSAATGRRIIWRNTVWCGGFIVVYALTVGSTTPWIWLMSIDAHWYSTMYSWYTFASSWVSGIALIILFLVHLKRNGYLPMVNEEHLHDLGKFAFAFSIFWTYLWFSQYMLIWYANMPEEIVYFKPRVWGEWRPVFFLNLLINFITPLLYLMKRDTKRNYSSMVFISVVILVGHWLDFWQMVGPGTYKHLVFPWYEAGLGLGFVGIIIFVVINQLAKAPLVPKNHPYLKESIIHHT; from the coding sequence ATGAAGGACCAATTTGTAGTACCGGCAAGATTAAAAAAGACCAGCTTCGTGTTAATGGGGATTGGCTTGCTGACTTTATTGATCGGAATTTTTGCATTTCATGGTGAGCATGGCTCTACACGTCTCTGGGCTGGCCTCCTCCAGAACAGTTCGTTCTTTTTGTTGGTGACATTAGCCAGTGCGTTCTTTATCGGAGCGACTACGCTGGCGCACGGTGGATGGCAGATTGGTTTCCGTCGTGTACCTGAGGCTATTTCCATGGTAGTACCTTACCTGGGCCTCATCCTGTTTGTGGTGGTTATGCTGATCGTATTTACCGGTCAGGAGCACATCTACCACTGGGTAAATGCAGAGCATGTTAAACATGACGAAATATTGAGCTGGAAATCAGCTTTCTTAAATAAAGGAATGTTCACCGCGTTTACAGCTGTAACTATTGGCGCGTGGATCTTCTTTGTAATGAAATTGCGTAACATGTCTATCCAAGAAGATGGATGGGACCTGTCCGCAGCTACCGGTCGTCGTATCATCTGGAGAAATACAGTATGGTGCGGTGGTTTCATCGTAGTATACGCCCTGACCGTGGGTTCTACTACCCCATGGATCTGGTTAATGAGTATCGATGCACACTGGTATTCTACCATGTATAGCTGGTACACATTCGCTAGCAGCTGGGTTTCTGGTATCGCGCTGATCATTCTGTTCCTGGTTCACCTGAAACGTAATGGTTACCTGCCAATGGTAAATGAAGAACACCTGCATGACCTGGGTAAGTTTGCTTTCGCTTTCAGTATTTTCTGGACATACCTCTGGTTCTCCCAGTACATGCTGATCTGGTACGCAAACATGCCTGAGGAGATCGTTTACTTCAAACCACGTGTTTGGGGTGAATGGAGACCAGTATTCTTCCTGAACCTGCTGATCAACTTCATTACGCCGTTGTTATACCTGATGAAACGTGATACCAAACGTAACTATTCATCTATGGTGTTTATCTCTGTTGTAATCCTGGTCGGTCACTGGTTAGATTTCTGGCAGATGGTAGGTCCTGGTACTTACAAGCACCTGGTATTCCCTTGGTATGAAGCAGGTCTGGGTCTTGGTTTTGTTGGTATAATTATCTTCGTGGTAATTAATCAGCTGGCAAAAGCGCCACTGGTACCAAAGAATCATCCTTATCTGAAAGAAAGTATAATACACCATACCTGA
- a CDS encoding c-type cytochrome, translated as MKRTSNILIAAAVVSGAMLSACGKDNRKPGKHYMPDMGESRAYEFYSERLSTLKPVDGTVKRGELLPYHLKAADTALANAVKNPLAITKADLEEGKRLFNIYCAICHGSKLDGNGPLYNGGNGPYVAAPANLASGAKANYTEGRLFHVMTFGYNAMGSYASQLDREQRWKVASYIRSVQNGGANASAVAGESTQAPAASAEAPAAKDSAATK; from the coding sequence ATGAAAAGGACTTCCAACATATTGATCGCGGCTGCTGTGGTTAGTGGAGCTATGTTATCGGCATGCGGAAAAGACAACAGGAAACCCGGTAAGCATTATATGCCGGACATGGGCGAATCCCGTGCATATGAGTTCTACAGTGAGCGTCTTTCTACACTGAAACCAGTGGATGGAACCGTTAAGAGAGGAGAATTACTGCCTTACCATCTGAAAGCGGCAGATACCGCTTTGGCGAATGCAGTTAAGAATCCGCTTGCTATCACAAAAGCGGATCTGGAGGAAGGAAAACGTTTATTCAATATCTACTGTGCTATCTGCCACGGTTCCAAGCTGGACGGTAATGGTCCGCTGTACAATGGCGGTAATGGTCCTTACGTAGCTGCGCCGGCAAACCTGGCGAGTGGTGCGAAGGCTAACTACACAGAAGGACGTCTGTTCCACGTGATGACCTTTGGTTACAATGCGATGGGTAGTTACGCTAGCCAGCTGGATAGAGAACAGCGCTGGAAAGTGGCTTCTTATATCCGCAGCGTACAGAATGGTGGTGCAAACGCATCCGCTGTAGCTGGTGAATCAACCCAGGCGCCTGCTGCAAGTGCAGAAGCGCCAGCGGCTAAAGACTCGGCAGCAACTAAGTAA
- a CDS encoding DUF3341 domain-containing protein, with amino-acid sequence MAVKNFVVASFSDEAVLFPAVKKVRTAGYKLHDVYTPFPVHGLDHAMGLRETSLHTAGFVYGITGTTTALSCMSWVFNSDWPMNIGGKPHFPLPAFIPITFELTVLFAAVGMVLTFCYLCQLAPFVKKHIFNPRQTDDKFVMVIEVTAKTNAAELKSFLTSIGGEQVNEQRVEAGWWFGRYDRDDRLFDTQRVEAVNA; translated from the coding sequence ATGGCGGTTAAAAATTTTGTTGTAGCAAGTTTCAGTGATGAGGCGGTACTGTTTCCGGCAGTGAAAAAAGTAAGAACTGCAGGTTACAAACTCCACGATGTGTACACACCTTTTCCGGTGCATGGTCTTGATCATGCAATGGGTCTGCGCGAAACCAGCCTGCACACTGCCGGCTTTGTATATGGTATCACCGGTACAACTACGGCATTATCCTGCATGAGCTGGGTATTTAACTCTGACTGGCCTATGAATATAGGTGGTAAGCCACACTTCCCGCTGCCAGCGTTCATTCCGATCACTTTCGAGTTGACGGTATTATTCGCAGCAGTAGGTATGGTGCTCACATTCTGCTACCTGTGTCAGCTGGCTCCTTTCGTAAAGAAACATATCTTCAATCCCCGCCAGACAGATGACAAATTTGTAATGGTGATAGAAGTAACTGCGAAGACCAATGCTGCGGAACTGAAAAGTTTCCTGACAAGTATAGGTGGTGAGCAGGTGAACGAACAGCGTGTAGAGGCAGGCTGGTGGTTTGGTCGTTATGACCGCGATGACCGCCTGTTTGACACTCAACGGGTAGAGGCTGTAAACGCATAA